The Chryseobacterium suipulveris genome window below encodes:
- a CDS encoding PIN domain-containing protein has protein sequence MSYLLDTNICVHYLRNKFDIAKKLNEIGFENLSISEITVFELCFGAEKSENPAKTYQGVDNLIKSLNIIPIRTLITENIKDFKNIRNLKTDNWIQR, from the coding sequence ATGAGTTATCTTTTAGACACCAATATTTGCGTTCACTATTTAAGAAACAAGTTTGATATTGCGAAAAAGTTAAATGAAATAGGTTTTGAAAATCTTTCAATCTCCGAAATAACTGTTTTTGAGCTTTGTTTCGGTGCAGAAAAAAGTGAAAATCCTGCTAAAACTTACCAAGGTGTCGATAATCTGATAAAAAGTTTAAATATTATTCCCATCAGAACGCTCATCACCGAAAACATCAAAGACTTCAAAAACATCCGAAACCTCAAAACAGATAACTGGATCCAAAGATAA
- a CDS encoding aspartate-semialdehyde dehydrogenase — MKIAVVGATGMVGQVMLKVLEERNFPVTELIPVASEKSVGKKVSFKGSEFEIVSMQTAIDMKPQIAIFSAGGTTSLEFAPKFAEAGTTVIDNSSAWRMEPDKKLVVPEINAGVLTNSDKIIANPNCSTIQLVMVLHPLNTKYDLKRVIVSTYQSVTGTGKNAVDQLNAEIVGNEDVAKVYPYEIFKNALPQCDVFSDDDYTKEELKLMKEPKKIMDDDTFNLTATAVRVPVQGGHSESVNIEFENEFDLDEVKKILAETPGVVVMDDVKNNIYPMPLYSEGKDEVFVGRIRRDLSQPKTLNLWIVADNLRKGAATNAVQIAEYLVANQLV; from the coding sequence ATGAAAATAGCAGTTGTAGGCGCCACCGGAATGGTGGGACAGGTAATGCTGAAAGTATTGGAGGAAAGAAATTTCCCAGTAACAGAACTAATTCCAGTCGCATCCGAAAAATCGGTCGGCAAGAAAGTTTCCTTCAAAGGAAGTGAATTCGAAATCGTTTCGATGCAGACGGCAATCGATATGAAACCGCAAATCGCGATATTTTCTGCGGGTGGAACAACCTCGTTGGAGTTTGCCCCGAAATTTGCAGAAGCGGGAACCACAGTGATCGACAATTCCTCTGCTTGGAGAATGGAACCCGATAAGAAATTGGTCGTTCCTGAAATCAATGCCGGAGTTCTGACAAATTCAGATAAAATCATTGCAAACCCCAATTGTTCCACGATTCAGTTGGTCATGGTGCTTCATCCATTAAACACGAAATATGATCTGAAGCGGGTGATTGTCTCCACCTACCAATCGGTTACTGGAACCGGGAAAAATGCAGTCGATCAGTTGAATGCAGAAATCGTTGGAAACGAGGACGTAGCGAAAGTATATCCCTACGAAATCTTCAAAAATGCGTTGCCCCAATGTGACGTTTTTTCTGACGACGACTATACCAAGGAAGAGCTCAAACTCATGAAGGAACCCAAGAAAATCATGGATGACGACACTTTCAACTTAACGGCGACTGCGGTTCGTGTTCCTGTTCAGGGTGGACATTCCGAAAGTGTGAATATCGAGTTTGAAAACGAATTCGATTTAGACGAGGTGAAGAAAATCCTTGCCGAAACTCCCGGAGTAGTGGTAATGGACGACGTGAAAAACAATATCTACCCAATGCCGCTCTATTCCGAAGGAAAGGATGAAGTTTTTGTAGGCAGAATCAGAAGAGACCTGTCACAACCAAAAACGCTAAACCTCTGGATTGTTGCCGACAACCTGAGAAAAGGTGCCGCAACGAATGCGGTACAGATTGCGGAATATCTGGTTGCCAATCAATTGGTTTAG